The Exiguobacterium aurantiacum DSM 6208 genome includes a window with the following:
- a CDS encoding glycoside hydrolase family 31 protein, producing MRLFEQENVYTKQMKPQADERAIVQGSCYRFTVLTSQLIRMEYAEDGVFEDRPTQVVWNRDFEVPEFRVVEDDHELQIITEHVHLYYTKGHFAPNTLYVDVKGNFSTYYSRYTFQGPERTLKGTARTLDHVDGATELGEGVVSKQGYAVIDDSSSFIMTDDRFVEPRRKGIHDLYYFGYGHEYRRALRDFYQLTGPTPLLPRKALGNWWSRYWRYDETEYKALMRRFKTEDIPFSVSVIDMDWHVTDVPEEYGSGWTGYSWNKNLFPDPKGFLTWLKEEGLLVTLNLHPADGVRAFEDQYAAMAEAMGVDPATGDRIPFDFSDKRFIQAYFEQMHNPHEADGVDFWWIDWQQGSTSKMEGLDPLWMLNHYHAVDIARDGNRPLIFSRYAGPGSHRYPIGFSGDTLISWASLAFQPYFTATAANIGYGWWSHDIGGHYRGAKDDELAARWVAFGVFSPIMRLHSTFSIFNGKEPWRFGLEAERSIKSFLRLRHQLLPYLYTMNWRNHIEATPLILPMYYDHPDEEAAYDVPNEYYFGSELIVSPIVEPMNERLHVAATNVWLPRGDWFDFFTGHRYGGDKSLRVFRGLDEQAVFAKAGAIIPMARHHSGRNDTDNPEALEVVIFPGASNTFTLYEDNGTDRAYETGAFAETTFTLDWEARSLHIEVSGDRTVLPSQRDITLLVRGVTGNGEYKQETQTLRIELGTIEAEMTVELPVELTTNDHRLDRLYRFLDRAEISYDLKDRLYRMATAKTRLEAWLFDLHALELERDLQDAIMELMLD from the coding sequence ATGCGCCTATTTGAACAAGAGAACGTTTATACGAAGCAAATGAAACCGCAGGCAGACGAACGTGCCATCGTCCAAGGAAGTTGTTATCGCTTCACCGTGCTCACGAGTCAATTGATTCGGATGGAGTACGCCGAGGATGGTGTGTTTGAAGATCGACCGACCCAAGTCGTCTGGAATCGTGACTTCGAGGTGCCAGAATTTCGTGTCGTCGAAGACGACCATGAGCTCCAAATCATCACCGAACACGTCCATTTGTACTATACGAAAGGACATTTCGCTCCGAACACGCTGTATGTCGACGTGAAAGGAAACTTCAGCACGTATTACAGCCGCTACACGTTCCAAGGTCCGGAGCGGACGCTGAAAGGGACGGCCCGTACGCTCGACCATGTCGACGGCGCGACCGAACTCGGGGAAGGGGTCGTATCAAAGCAAGGCTACGCGGTCATCGATGATTCGAGTTCGTTCATCATGACGGACGATCGCTTCGTCGAACCGAGGCGAAAAGGAATCCATGATTTATATTACTTCGGCTACGGACACGAGTATCGTCGAGCACTTCGCGATTTTTATCAGTTGACCGGCCCGACGCCACTTCTTCCCCGTAAAGCACTCGGCAACTGGTGGAGCCGCTATTGGCGATACGATGAGACGGAGTATAAGGCGCTCATGCGCCGCTTCAAAACCGAGGACATCCCGTTCTCGGTCAGTGTCATCGACATGGATTGGCACGTCACGGACGTCCCAGAGGAGTACGGGAGTGGGTGGACCGGATATTCTTGGAATAAAAACTTGTTCCCGGACCCGAAAGGCTTCTTGACGTGGCTAAAAGAAGAAGGCCTTCTCGTCACGTTGAATTTACATCCGGCTGACGGGGTGCGTGCTTTTGAAGACCAGTACGCGGCGATGGCCGAGGCGATGGGGGTCGACCCGGCGACGGGCGACCGGATCCCGTTTGACTTCTCTGACAAACGTTTTATCCAGGCGTACTTTGAACAGATGCATAACCCTCACGAGGCGGACGGCGTTGATTTTTGGTGGATCGACTGGCAACAAGGGTCGACGTCGAAGATGGAAGGGCTCGATCCGCTCTGGATGCTCAACCACTACCACGCGGTCGACATCGCCCGCGACGGCAATCGCCCGCTCATCTTCTCTCGTTATGCCGGACCGGGGAGCCACCGTTACCCGATCGGCTTCTCGGGGGATACACTCATCTCATGGGCGTCGCTCGCGTTCCAACCGTATTTCACGGCGACGGCGGCCAACATCGGATATGGGTGGTGGAGTCATGACATCGGAGGTCACTACCGCGGTGCGAAAGACGACGAGCTCGCTGCCCGCTGGGTCGCCTTCGGTGTGTTCAGCCCGATCATGCGTCTTCACTCGACGTTTAGCATCTTCAACGGCAAAGAGCCTTGGCGGTTCGGCTTAGAGGCCGAACGTTCGATTAAATCGTTCTTGCGCCTGCGTCATCAGCTCCTCCCGTATTTATATACGATGAACTGGCGCAATCATATAGAGGCGACCCCGCTCATCTTGCCGATGTATTACGATCATCCTGACGAGGAGGCAGCCTATGATGTGCCGAACGAGTACTACTTCGGCAGCGAGTTGATCGTCTCGCCGATCGTCGAACCGATGAACGAACGCCTTCACGTCGCCGCGACGAACGTTTGGTTGCCGCGCGGCGACTGGTTCGACTTCTTCACGGGGCATCGTTATGGCGGCGACAAGTCGTTGCGGGTGTTCCGCGGTCTCGATGAACAGGCCGTATTCGCGAAAGCCGGGGCCATCATCCCGATGGCGAGGCACCACTCGGGACGTAACGACACGGACAATCCAGAAGCGCTCGAAGTCGTCATCTTCCCGGGCGCCTCGAACACGTTCACATTGTATGAAGATAACGGAACGGACCGGGCGTATGAGACCGGGGCTTTCGCAGAGACGACGTTCACCCTCGATTGGGAGGCAAGAAGCCTTCACATCGAGGTGTCGGGTGACCGAACGGTGCTGCCGTCACAGCGCGACATCACGTTACTCGTTCGTGGGGTGACCGGGAACGGTGAATACAAGCAAGAGACACAGACGCTCCGAATCGAACTCGGGACGATCGAGGCGGAAATGACGGTGGAGCTGCCGGTCGAACTGACGACGAACGACCATCGACTCGACCGGCTCTATCGCTTCCTCGACCGCGCTGAAATCTCGTATGACTTGAAAGACCGACTTTACCGGATGGCGACGGCGAAGACGCGACTCGAGGCGTGGTTGTTCGATTTGCACGCGCTGGAGCTCGAGCGAGATCTTCAAGATGCGATCATGGAACTGATGCTAGATTGA
- a CDS encoding Crp/Fnr family transcriptional regulator — protein sequence MSQRWTIDDLRQIDVFQKCASRELETLLPHVYCRTYRKGQILFMEGDPRERVYFLMDGYVKLERLNEAATYQYADYLKPKQLFPYSGMFTETYYRHSAEALTDISVIYMPTDRFEQLVSRNATMLLHIVGQMNRILDLHERRVQEIITPSATDRVLNTIHYLIEDLGERDADGVRVRCPFTTVELSRISGTSRETVSNILSRLRKEDILQVEARQLVTEHPEYFEQASH from the coding sequence ATGTCACAACGATGGACCATCGACGACTTGAGACAAATCGATGTCTTTCAAAAGTGTGCTAGTCGCGAATTGGAGACACTCCTGCCGCACGTTTACTGCCGCACGTATCGAAAAGGACAGATTCTGTTTATGGAAGGTGACCCACGCGAGCGCGTCTATTTTTTGATGGACGGCTACGTCAAACTCGAACGGTTAAATGAAGCGGCGACTTATCAATATGCAGACTATTTGAAACCGAAGCAACTGTTCCCATACAGCGGCATGTTCACAGAGACATATTATCGGCACTCGGCGGAAGCGCTCACCGACATCTCGGTCATCTACATGCCGACCGACCGTTTCGAACAACTCGTCTCGAGAAACGCGACGATGCTCCTGCATATTGTCGGACAGATGAACCGGATTCTTGACCTGCACGAACGGCGTGTTCAAGAGATCATTACGCCGAGTGCGACCGATCGGGTGTTGAACACGATCCATTACTTGATCGAAGACCTCGGGGAACGCGATGCCGACGGGGTCCGGGTCCGTTGTCCGTTCACGACGGTCGAGCTGTCACGCATCTCAGGGACGTCACGGGAGACGGTCTCGAACATCTTGTCTCGGCTCCGAAAAGAAGACATCCTTCAAGTGGAGGCTCGTCAACTCGTCACCGAACATCCTGAATACTTCGAGCAAGCGAGCCATTGA
- the cydD gene encoding thiol reductant ABC exporter subunit CydD, protein MNAVKRLQALALAERRHIVGLVIAAVMIGLSILAQAYLIVDVVDRVFLKNESFESVLPALGWLVLALLVRAMFGYVSGRIGASLAEKAKRTLRRQLLDRYTSNPIETSLSGQSGKKVSVYMDAVDEVDAYFSQYWPQVIQTSIIPLLILIVVFSQHWISGVIMMVTAPFIPIFFIIIGIATQKKSEQQMEKMNQFSGKFLDVLQGLTTLKLYGRTEREAEAIEKSSLDFRDATMVVLKTAFLSGLMLEFISMLSTGVVALEVALQMVVWQNLTFFAGFLILVLAPEYYLAIKDLGGAFHTGRGSMGAADRIFEALDAPEERITWGDRVLSNRTPELALDGVSFQYEGGRFTLHPLSGNIPARSHVALVGASGSGKTTVLNVLSGLVNPDAGRVLVDGQPLQTYTDTSWYGTVGYISQNPYLFAGTLADNIALGETADEAAILRAAEAAGLTDVIDHLPDGLDTELGEGGYGLSGGERQRLALARAFLKRPGIILFDEPTTGLDLMTERIVRRSIEELSRDATLVTVAHRLHTIKQADAIWFMEEGELVARGTHEQMLDVPAYADLFALQKGVSG, encoded by the coding sequence ATGAACGCAGTGAAACGACTGCAAGCTCTCGCTTTAGCCGAAAGACGGCATATCGTCGGGCTCGTCATCGCGGCCGTCATGATCGGCTTGTCGATATTGGCCCAGGCATATTTGATCGTCGATGTCGTCGATCGAGTTTTCTTAAAAAATGAATCATTTGAAAGTGTCCTCCCAGCGCTCGGATGGCTCGTCCTCGCCCTGCTCGTGCGGGCGATGTTCGGTTACGTCTCGGGCCGAATCGGGGCGAGTCTGGCGGAGAAGGCGAAGCGGACGCTAAGGCGCCAGTTGCTCGACCGCTACACGTCGAATCCGATCGAGACCTCGCTGTCTGGTCAGTCCGGGAAAAAAGTGAGCGTCTACATGGATGCGGTCGATGAAGTCGATGCTTATTTCAGTCAATACTGGCCGCAAGTCATCCAAACGTCGATCATCCCGCTCCTCATCCTCATCGTCGTCTTCAGCCAACATTGGATCTCAGGCGTCATCATGATGGTGACGGCACCGTTCATCCCGATTTTCTTCATCATCATCGGGATTGCGACCCAAAAAAAGTCTGAACAACAGATGGAGAAGATGAATCAGTTCTCGGGTAAGTTTTTGGACGTCTTGCAAGGCTTGACGACGCTTAAGCTCTACGGGCGGACCGAACGGGAAGCCGAAGCCATCGAGAAGAGCAGCCTTGATTTTCGGGATGCGACGATGGTCGTCTTGAAGACCGCTTTCTTGTCCGGACTCATGCTCGAGTTTATCTCGATGCTCAGCACCGGCGTCGTCGCGCTTGAAGTCGCGCTTCAGATGGTCGTCTGGCAAAACTTGACGTTTTTCGCAGGGTTCTTGATTCTCGTGTTGGCACCTGAATATTACCTTGCCATTAAAGATTTAGGCGGGGCGTTCCATACCGGTCGCGGCAGCATGGGCGCGGCCGACCGGATTTTCGAGGCGCTCGATGCTCCTGAGGAACGCATCACATGGGGCGACCGTGTATTGTCGAACCGCACCCCGGAGCTCGCCCTCGATGGCGTCTCGTTCCAATATGAAGGCGGGCGCTTTACGCTCCATCCGCTCAGCGGCAACATCCCGGCTCGCTCCCACGTCGCGTTGGTCGGAGCGAGCGGGTCAGGGAAGACGACCGTCTTGAACGTCTTGTCCGGACTCGTCAATCCGGACGCCGGGCGAGTTCTTGTGGACGGCCAGCCGCTCCAGACGTACACGGATACGTCTTGGTACGGAACGGTCGGATACATCTCACAAAACCCTTACTTGTTCGCCGGGACGCTCGCTGACAACATCGCGCTCGGCGAAACGGCCGACGAGGCGGCCATTCTGCGGGCGGCGGAAGCGGCGGGGCTCACCGACGTCATCGATCACTTGCCGGACGGGCTCGATACCGAGCTCGGGGAAGGCGGTTACGGACTCTCAGGCGGCGAACGGCAACGACTCGCTCTCGCCCGCGCCTTCTTGAAGCGGCCGGGCATCATCTTGTTCGATGAACCGACGACAGGGCTCGATTTGATGACCGAACGGATTGTCCGGCGGTCGATTGAGGAATTGTCACGTGACGCGACGCTCGTCACCGTCGCGCACCGCCTGCACACGATCAAGCAGGCTGATGCGATTTGGTTCATGGAAGAAGGCGAGCTCGTCGCGCGTGGGACGCATGAACAGATGCTCGATGTGCCGGCCTACGCCGACTTGTTCGCACTGCAGAAAGGAGTGAGCGGATGA
- the cydC gene encoding thiol reductant ABC exporter subunit CydC, protein MSSLWTITKWMMKEKKDIVLSVFFGYVAGIAAVALFAASGYLVSRAGLVPPLYALMIPVVLIKLFGVIRASARYQERLASHRATFTILSELRVRFYRQLEPLVPNIFAKYRSGDLLARVVGDVESLQNYFLRVFYPPIILVLVFMSTIFFVTYFSLFVSLWILFGVFVTGFLIPVLFAGIRAKHDQEIRALRGDLSSGMTEMMYGYRDLLLHDQLSRTRDDLLDRSDRYAAVQRRDVTNQFFNSSLVVGASLLVSWGVLAIGAYLVVGGDLDGLFLAMLIMMSLTAFENATPMAVFPGHFADSKQAADRLLEVVAPSEAIEAAEAARHPISLLAAPALKVEGVSYRYPDTFRDVLVDVDATFASGTKTAIVGPSGSGKSTLLQLLLAFIRPDEGNVLIDESRLDDVTQASVWEHASVVLQENHFFFGTVRDNLALAGEHADDAMTAALRSVRLDFSLDEPVLEKGANLSGGERQRLAIARALLKNGSLWLLDEATSALDARTEADVYAAMFDTAQASTLIMVSHRLNGLEAFDQIIVMEAGRVIEVGSYEDLMRSRGTFYALKQIEQDVFA, encoded by the coding sequence ATGAGTTCACTTTGGACAATCACCAAATGGATGATGAAAGAGAAGAAGGATATCGTCCTCTCGGTCTTCTTCGGTTACGTGGCCGGGATTGCCGCCGTCGCGTTGTTCGCGGCGAGCGGGTATCTCGTCTCACGGGCCGGGCTCGTGCCGCCGCTCTATGCGCTCATGATCCCGGTCGTCTTGATCAAATTGTTCGGCGTCATCCGGGCAAGCGCGAGGTACCAAGAACGCCTCGCGTCGCACCGGGCGACGTTCACGATTTTGAGCGAACTTCGCGTTCGGTTTTATCGACAGCTCGAACCGCTCGTCCCGAACATCTTTGCGAAGTACCGGAGCGGGGATTTGCTCGCGCGTGTCGTCGGGGACGTCGAAAGTTTACAGAATTACTTTCTGCGCGTGTTCTATCCACCTATCATCTTAGTGCTCGTCTTCATGAGCACGATCTTTTTCGTCACGTACTTCTCATTGTTCGTCAGCCTTTGGATCTTGTTTGGCGTGTTCGTGACCGGATTTTTGATTCCGGTGTTGTTCGCCGGGATCCGCGCCAAACACGACCAAGAGATTCGGGCGTTGCGCGGTGACTTGTCGAGCGGGATGACGGAGATGATGTACGGTTATCGAGACTTGTTGCTGCATGATCAACTCAGTCGCACGCGAGACGATTTACTCGATCGAAGTGATCGATACGCTGCGGTGCAGCGGCGAGACGTGACGAACCAGTTCTTCAACTCGTCGCTCGTCGTCGGGGCATCTCTCCTCGTCTCGTGGGGAGTGCTCGCCATCGGCGCTTACCTCGTCGTCGGAGGAGATCTCGACGGGCTCTTCCTGGCGATGCTCATCATGATGTCGCTCACGGCGTTCGAGAATGCGACACCGATGGCCGTCTTCCCGGGTCATTTTGCGGACAGCAAACAAGCGGCTGACCGATTGCTCGAGGTCGTCGCCCCGAGCGAGGCGATCGAGGCGGCAGAGGCCGCACGACATCCGATCTCGCTTCTGGCGGCGCCAGCGCTCAAAGTCGAGGGCGTGAGCTATCGCTACCCGGACACGTTCCGTGACGTTCTCGTCGACGTCGACGCCACGTTCGCGAGCGGAACGAAAACGGCAATCGTCGGACCGAGCGGGTCGGGGAAATCGACGCTCTTACAGTTGCTCCTCGCTTTTATTCGCCCCGATGAAGGAAACGTCCTCATCGACGAGTCGCGCCTAGACGATGTCACCCAGGCGTCGGTTTGGGAGCACGCGAGCGTCGTCCTGCAAGAGAATCACTTCTTCTTCGGGACGGTGCGCGACAATTTGGCGCTGGCCGGTGAACATGCGGACGACGCGATGACGGCAGCGCTCAGAAGCGTCCGGCTCGACTTCTCACTCGATGAACCGGTGCTTGAGAAAGGGGCCAACTTGTCGGGCGGAGAACGTCAACGACTCGCCATCGCCCGGGCGCTGCTCAAAAACGGCTCGCTCTGGCTTCTCGACGAGGCGACCTCGGCGCTCGATGCGCGGACCGAGGCGGATGTGTACGCCGCGATGTTCGACACGGCACAGGCGTCGACGCTCATCATGGTCAGTCACCGTCTGAACGGCCTCGAGGCGTTCGATCAAATCATCGTCATGGAAGCTGGCCGTGTCATCGAGGTCGGTTCGTACGAGGACTTGATGCGAAGCCGTGGCACGTTCTATGCCTTGAAGCAAATCGAGCAAGATGTGTTCGCCTAA
- a CDS encoding diguanylate cyclase gives MLTIINSFFIDLCILFTLFTISFLPYRNRPRLTPKSPLKSRVLLGVQSGLVALILLANALHLEGVLIDLRAIPISLAVLFGGWVSGVVAGSLFLIGRFFMITDGEFVGFYLAVLTMVALVLPTSLLRFKLDNTRNTLLIFTTISVAVFGSALYYALPLELFYPILLVYIVMAYVGACAAYRLLHELRRHFENVQHQQQLARTDALTGIANRRLLNEAMANLTVEAEEYALILVDIDHFKRVNDTYGHDVGDDVLRELGMLLVAESREDHLVGRFGGEEFLIIMPNAQKVEVSRLAESIREKVSTFPFETSAGTLHITVSLGACHSNDIEVDSVLKHADEALYHAKESGRNRFILAS, from the coding sequence ATGCTCACCATCATCAATTCATTCTTCATCGACTTATGCATTCTCTTCACGCTGTTCACCATCTCCTTTCTGCCGTATCGCAACCGGCCCCGCCTGACTCCGAAGTCCCCGCTTAAAAGCCGGGTGCTACTTGGTGTTCAGAGCGGGCTCGTCGCCTTGATATTGCTCGCGAACGCCCTTCATCTCGAAGGTGTGCTCATCGATTTGCGGGCAATCCCAATCTCGCTCGCCGTCTTGTTCGGCGGCTGGGTCAGCGGGGTGGTCGCCGGGAGCTTATTTTTGATCGGACGCTTTTTCATGATCACCGACGGCGAGTTCGTCGGTTTTTACTTGGCGGTGTTGACGATGGTCGCGCTCGTCCTTCCGACGAGCCTGTTGCGCTTCAAGCTCGATAACACCCGGAACACGTTGCTCATCTTTACAACGATCAGCGTCGCCGTATTTGGATCGGCGCTTTACTACGCACTGCCGCTCGAACTGTTTTATCCGATCCTGCTCGTCTACATCGTGATGGCGTACGTCGGGGCGTGCGCCGCCTACCGTCTGCTCCATGAGTTGCGCCGCCACTTCGAGAACGTCCAGCATCAGCAACAGCTCGCCCGCACCGATGCGTTGACCGGGATCGCCAACCGCCGGCTCTTGAACGAAGCGATGGCGAACTTGACGGTCGAGGCGGAAGAATATGCGCTCATTCTCGTCGATATCGACCATTTCAAGCGCGTCAATGATACGTATGGACACGATGTCGGGGACGACGTGTTACGCGAGCTCGGGATGCTTCTTGTTGCCGAGAGTCGCGAAGACCACCTCGTCGGCCGCTTCGGTGGGGAAGAATTTTTAATCATCATGCCGAACGCTCAAAAAGTCGAGGTGTCCCGCCTCGCCGAATCTATACGAGAAAAAGTCTCGACGTTCCCGTTCGAGACGAGTGCCGGCACACTTCACATCACCGTCTCGCTTGGTGCTTGCCATTCGAACGATATCGAGGTCGACAGTGTGTTGAAACATGCGGATGAAGCGTTATACCACGCAAAAGAATCAGGACGCAATCGCTTCATATTGGCTTCATAA
- the msrA gene encoding peptide-methionine (S)-S-oxide reductase MsrA, with product MAKATFAGGCFWCMVKPFHKYEGVEHVISGYTGGHVDNPTYQQVCSETTGHLEAIEVTYDPDIISYEELLDIYWRQIDPTDGGGQFNDRGESYRPAIFYHSEEQRDAAERSKQGVEDSGRFDRPIEVEIRPAKTFWEAEDYHQDYYKKNPFRYEMYRVGSGRAKFVKEAWSDKKQQKELKERLTPMQYKVTQENGTEPPFQNEYWDEEREGLYVDIIDGTPLFTSRDKFQSNCGWPSFARPIEEKRLDMNMDTSHHMVRTEVRSKRGDSHLGHLFDDGPKELGGLRYCINSAALRFIPKEELESAGYGEYKHLFDA from the coding sequence ATGGCAAAAGCTACGTTCGCGGGAGGCTGTTTTTGGTGCATGGTCAAACCGTTTCATAAATACGAAGGGGTCGAACACGTCATCTCGGGTTACACCGGGGGACATGTCGATAATCCGACGTATCAGCAAGTCTGTTCTGAGACGACGGGTCATTTAGAGGCCATCGAGGTCACATACGACCCCGATATCATTTCGTACGAGGAACTGTTAGACATCTATTGGCGTCAAATCGACCCGACAGACGGTGGTGGACAATTCAATGACCGCGGTGAATCCTACCGCCCGGCCATCTTCTACCATTCAGAAGAGCAACGGGACGCAGCCGAACGTTCCAAACAAGGTGTCGAGGACTCGGGCCGGTTCGACCGCCCGATCGAGGTCGAGATCCGTCCGGCGAAGACGTTTTGGGAGGCGGAAGACTATCATCAAGACTATTACAAGAAGAACCCGTTCCGCTATGAGATGTATCGGGTCGGCTCGGGTCGCGCCAAGTTCGTCAAAGAAGCATGGAGCGACAAGAAACAACAGAAAGAGTTGAAAGAACGGCTCACGCCGATGCAGTATAAAGTGACGCAGGAGAACGGGACCGAACCGCCGTTTCAAAATGAATATTGGGACGAAGAACGGGAAGGATTGTACGTCGACATCATCGACGGGACACCGCTCTTCACGTCACGCGACAAATTTCAGTCCAATTGCGGTTGGCCAAGCTTCGCCCGACCGATCGAAGAAAAACGTCTCGATATGAATATGGACACGTCGCACCATATGGTCCGTACGGAAGTCCGCTCGAAGCGGGGCGATAGCCATCTCGGGCATCTGTTCGATGATGGTCCGAAAGAGCTCGGCGGTTTACGCTATTGCATCAATTCGGCCGCCTTGCGCTTCATTCCGAAAGAAGAGCTCGAGTCAGCCGGTTACGGGGAGTACAAGCACTTATTTGATGCGTGA
- a CDS encoding DUF2252 domain-containing protein has protein sequence MFTSVKQQIRRETIATVLDYYDTSVRHLSEEARREKYEKMSASPFSFFRGSSHLFYYDFAKVPLAFDTGEKHPTFIQGDLHFENFGVFEDGAGTIIYDVNDFDEAYIGSYLFDVLRMAISVNLFAAESGFDATKAIETYAEAYARAIARYAKGEDEDVQFTKANTSKAIRKVIKKAEQKKDAFMAERTEVRDEERYFATSEDLIPVSPSMSEKIKSAWPDYLSSLSETHRHHADHYEVKDIAIKLESGTASIGLERYYILIEGADAEHDEDVILEMKQAQSAVPSLFLPTHSLFEDGLSHQGARVTAAQRAMVHSRDPYLGYLTIDGNAYYVRQRSPYKRKVKAKHIKNEDSLIETLKVQAEITAKMHARADADANVLDYEASEHIAAAIGDARALFVRQLSRWAKFYATQVRFDHEAFQSWLDEREKQT, from the coding sequence ATGTTCACTTCGGTCAAACAACAAATTCGCCGAGAAACGATTGCGACCGTCCTCGACTATTACGACACGTCGGTCCGTCATCTGTCTGAGGAGGCGCGGCGGGAAAAGTACGAGAAGATGAGCGCGAGCCCGTTCTCATTTTTCCGGGGCAGCTCACACTTGTTTTACTACGATTTCGCGAAAGTGCCGCTCGCGTTCGATACGGGCGAAAAACATCCGACGTTCATTCAAGGTGACCTTCATTTCGAGAACTTCGGCGTGTTCGAGGACGGCGCCGGCACGATCATTTACGACGTGAACGATTTCGACGAGGCGTATATCGGCTCTTATTTGTTCGATGTGCTGCGGATGGCAATCTCGGTCAACTTGTTCGCCGCCGAGTCGGGGTTCGACGCCACGAAGGCAATCGAGACGTACGCCGAAGCGTATGCGCGCGCCATCGCCCGTTACGCGAAAGGGGAAGACGAGGACGTCCAGTTCACGAAAGCGAACACGTCGAAAGCGATCAGGAAAGTGATCAAGAAAGCTGAGCAGAAGAAAGACGCGTTCATGGCGGAACGGACCGAGGTGCGCGACGAAGAACGTTACTTCGCGACGAGTGAGGACCTGATCCCTGTCAGTCCAAGCATGAGCGAGAAAATAAAGAGTGCCTGGCCAGACTATTTATCCTCATTATCGGAGACACACCGTCACCATGCGGATCACTATGAAGTGAAAGATATCGCCATCAAGCTCGAGAGCGGGACGGCCTCGATTGGCCTCGAACGTTATTACATCTTGATTGAAGGGGCGGACGCGGAGCATGATGAAGACGTCATTCTCGAGATGAAACAAGCCCAGTCGGCCGTACCGTCGCTCTTCTTACCGACGCACTCGCTGTTCGAGGACGGGCTTTCACATCAAGGGGCACGGGTGACCGCGGCGCAACGGGCGATGGTGCATAGCCGCGACCCGTACCTCGGCTACTTGACGATCGATGGCAACGCCTATTACGTGCGGCAACGTTCTCCGTACAAGCGGAAAGTAAAAGCGAAACACATTAAAAATGAAGACTCGTTGATCGAGACGTTGAAAGTTCAAGCGGAAATCACGGCCAAAATGCATGCGCGGGCCGACGCTGACGCCAACGTCCTCGACTATGAGGCGAGTGAACACATCGCCGCGGCGATTGGGGACGCGCGGGCGCTCTTCGTTCGCCAACTCTCACGGTGGGCTAAGTTTTATGCGACACAAGTACGGTTCGATCATGAGGCGTTCCAATCTTGGTTGGACGAACGCGAGAAACAAACGTGA
- a CDS encoding DUF5327 family protein encodes MITEQQLIAQMKHVMTQIEQSSGETQKRHVAKLMGYCELLLADPVSSPSVQPTAPVTVAPATEKPPLDRQMAAFLGIPLEEDDQPKTDSLLDF; translated from the coding sequence ATGATCACAGAACAACAACTCATCGCCCAGATGAAACACGTGATGACGCAAATCGAACAGTCGAGCGGAGAAACGCAGAAACGACACGTCGCCAAGTTGATGGGCTACTGCGAACTGTTGCTCGCGGATCCGGTATCGAGCCCTTCCGTTCAACCGACCGCCCCCGTGACGGTGGCACCTGCAACGGAAAAACCGCCGCTAGATCGACAAATGGCGGCTTTCCTCGGCATTCCGCTCGAAGAAGACGATCAACCGAAAACCGATTCGTTGCTCGATTTTTAA
- a CDS encoding rhodanese-like domain-containing protein produces the protein MLDFLFVAVVIGLIYFWWTKRNSVKTVSTDELKRKIAEERNIQLLDVREPQEYRGGHIKQAKNVPLSGFGNASAQYPKDKDRPVYVICQSGMRSQRAAAMLQKAGYTDVYSVKGGMSFWRG, from the coding sequence ATGCTTGATTTCTTATTTGTGGCGGTAGTGATTGGTTTGATTTATTTCTGGTGGACGAAACGAAATAGTGTGAAGACGGTCTCGACGGATGAGTTGAAACGGAAAATTGCCGAGGAGCGCAACATTCAACTGCTTGACGTCCGAGAGCCTCAAGAATACCGTGGCGGGCATATTAAACAAGCGAAAAACGTTCCATTATCAGGATTCGGGAATGCGAGCGCCCAATATCCAAAAGATAAAGATCGCCCTGTGTATGTGATCTGTCAAAGCGGCATGCGCAGCCAGCGAGCTGCCGCTATGCTCCAAAAAGCAGGCTACACGGACGTTTACTCTGTAAAAGGCGGCATGAGTTTCTGGCGCGGATAA